Below is a window of Sporosarcina ureae DNA.
ATATACCGAAACCGACCGCCGCTCCAAGCAAACTATCCCACCAAGGTGTCAGTGGACTAACAAAACGCATGATGAAAATCGCAATACCAAACGGTAATAAAATTTTATTCGGAATCAACATATACTTAAGATCGGATACCGTTAAAATAACGAGCATCGAGATAAACAGCAACGCCACAACTAGTTCCCACTGGAATCCAAAGTACAAGTACGCACAAACGAACAGCACACCCGTTATTAGCTCCATCACGGGATAAAGAGCACTGATCTTTTCCTTACATCCTCTGCACTTTCCACGCAAAAACACGTAAGAGAATACCGGCACTAGGTCAACCGCCGTCAAATTCCGATCACACGTCGTACAGTGCGAAGGAGGCGAGACGATGGACTCCTTTAGTGGCACACGCAGTCCGACTACGTTAAAAAACGAGCCGAGCGTGATACCGTAGAGGAAGAAAAACATACTATAAAGCCATTCCATGAACTGCCTCCTTACTCCGCTTTCTCGGTACCTGTCATTTTATTGATCGTCGTCGGATCAAATTTCAATGCAGGTGGCGGCGCATCCACTTTCGGCGCCTCATTTTGTAAATTGACGAGATCCGGACGGAAGTACGCATTAAATGAAATCACGACTTTCATTTCACCAATATCTGATTCTTCTTCCGTTTTCTCAGCTGTCGCTTCGAATTGAATTGTCTCTACATTCATAATCCGAATCATTTCTTCGATTTCATAGATGAACGTATCGACTTGCTTGTACGTATCCGCAACGAGCGTCACTTCCATCAAGATCGTTTCCAAGTTTTGTACCGATTCCGGCAATAGTTCCATGTCAAATACTTCTTTCGAAAAATTGATTTCTTCAATTCGACTATTGGATTTCACTTCCGCCTTCTCTAGACGAATGAGCAATGCATCCTCTAGCGGAATAACAGGCACGACTTTTTGAAGCGGGGCAGATGTGACCGTTTCATTCGGATCTTTATTCGCCAATTGCTTTTGCATCGAAAATAAAACATCACGTTCTGAAGCCAACTGCGCAGTCATCTGATCCTTGCTGTCTTTCGCAGGCAAGTAGATGTTTGTCACAGTGTAATAGACAAGTGCAATAAGGAAAATGGAGGCCAATACGACCAAACCAATCTCCATCTGACGTTTAGTTAGATACTTATTCAACCGTATCGCCCCCTTCCGAGTCAGCATCTACAGGTGGCTGTGGTTCTTCCGGTGCAGGTTCTGTTGGCTGCTCTTCAGCAGGTGGCGTTTCCTCTTGCGGCTCTTCAATCGCATCGGGGTCTACGTCTGCATCGGTACCTGGTAACGCGCGGTCGTCTACGAACTGAATGAAGTATGTAGCGAAATATCTAGGCAAGACATTTTCACGTTCTTCCACATCCAGTTTTTCTGTCTCGATTCCTTCGAACGTCGCATCAATTACTAGCGACGATGCTTTCATTCGAGTTAAATAGAGCGCAGGTTCCATCAGATCATCAAACTGAATTTTCAACGTCACTTCGTTAGGTGCAGTGAACGTTAACTCTTGGAAGAACCCACGATCAGGCAATGCTCTCGAAAGATCTTCTATAAGAGGATGTGTTTTATATTGGTACGCTTTTAGGAAATCCACTGTGGCGGCCAATTGTTCTTTTTCTTGACCGAAGGCAGACAGACGCAACTGGGACGTTATGCTTTCTTGTTGTTTCTGTATTTCATATGTAGACTGCTGTAATCTCTGGGCTTCTTCGTCATTTTTCGCAGCCATCATATATAGAACCACCCAACTAATGATGGCTACCAAAAGAATCGCAATGGCAATCCACAAAAAAGTAGCCCGCTCCTTGATCTTCTCCGGTAGTAGATTTATATCAACTAACATACGCGTACTACACCTCTTCCTTCAGCGCGAGACCAATTACTCGATGGAAGTCGGCAGTAATCGCTGTACCATCCACACAACTAATCGGCTCTTTCACTAAGGGAATCGCGTCAATTGCTAACCGCTCCCGTACCATCTGCAATAATTCTTCTTGTTGTGTATATGTACTGTTCCATATTAAATGGGTAATCGCTGAATCTGTTTCAGCCAAATTAAATCGGTAGAAGTTTGCTAGTTTCTCAAGCTCCATCACAATCGTCATCGGCTCAATCTGTTGCTCAAGTACTTCACCCGTCGTCATACTGAGCGGCACTTCGAGTTCCATGGAGCGGATGAATAAAGGGAAATGATTATAGAAAATCGACACAGTTAAATTCCGCCCATGCAAATCCGCAAGTAAAATATGTTCCGACCCTTCAAATTGATGTTCATGATGAGCCAATCGATAAAGCGAAAGCGGCGCAATATCCGCCACAACCGGAACCAACTTTGCAGATTCAAGCACATCTTCATACGTCTGCATAATACTTTCCTTCGACGCAATCAAAATCGCTTCATTTTGCGCATCATTGGCGGTATACGGAACGACATCAAACACCGGGTCATCAAACGGCAAATAAATTGTCGAGCCAATCTCTATGAAAAAATGACTTTTCAAATCCTCATGATCCACCGTTTCAGGATAGGCAACACGACGGATAATAACATATGTATCGGGCGCCAAAAACGCCACATCACGCTTCGTAAGATTCCAATCTTTCACAGCTTCTGTCAAGACCTCACGTAGCATGTCATCTTCGGCTATTCGGCCATCCATGATGGTGTGTTCGGGCAATAACATCTCTTTCGCTGTGTCTAGTACGATTGGATGAGTGGATTTGATCCGTACGTATCGGATTGCGTCATCATCAAGCGTTAATGAATATACGCGTTTCTTGCGACCGAAGGAAGGCATGGTCGGCATTGTTATATTGGAAAGTGGGCGTTTTAAGTTGGTTAAAATAGACATATGTGAACTCCTTCCAGACGAGCAAAAGCAAGGGATACACGTAGTCATCCCTTGCGGACTAGTTATGTTAAGTATAGCAAATGTGGAGGGGGAAGGGAAGATTGATAGGGGAAAATGACGAAACATCAGGAATGGCAATTACTCACCTTGTATCGCAGATAAATCTCCACATTTTTCAGTCTCTACTTTTGTAGATTTTCCACTGTTATTGATCATTTCTATAGTCGTTTTACGGAATTCTACTTCATTTTTCTTCGTTTCAGCTTTACCACGGATCGAAGATGGTTACGCTTCCGCTACCCAGAAAGTATCGTTCACAAGATTAAAATCTTCAAAATACCCTTCAGAAATTAATGTGGACATACCTACAGAATTAACATATGTTGTTTGATGTTCAATAAAGTATAAATCGGCTGTATTTTTTAATAAGATAGCATTTGTTTTTTCTGCTTTAATTCGAGTGTTTTCTAAAATGAGAATCATTGAGCTAATGGCAGTAACTGAAGTAATTCCCATAATGACTAATATCGCAAGTAACTTGACGAGTGTCATTCCTATGTCATCCGCAAGTATTTCCTTCATGTGAAACACTTCCTTTTGCCTTAGAATAGAATATTTCGATTTTAACGTATGTATATAATTTCCCAAAAAGACCTTGATGAGAATATTCTCATCAAAGTCCAATTTATAAATCACATTTATCAAAAGTAAGTTTGAAAATCGTTATTAAATTAAATAATTAGCGAGTAATAACAACGGTGGTTACAGCAGTATCGTTCTTATTACCAATTTTATTAATATCAGCTGTAGTTGCACTTGTGAACTCCACACTAATATTTCCATTTGTAGCGGTCCCAGTTATAGTAGGTGTAGTAACTTCTCCAGTACCTTTACTTATAGTTGCTTCAGACTCACCGAAACCACCCGTATCTTCTAGATATCCATCATCCTTAAGTACCCCTGTAGTCACTTTGTTATCAGTTGCAGTATTTTCAGCAAAGTAAATATTAGCAGCAGAGATAGCATTCTGTCCATCAGCCTTAAGTGCACTTACCTTAGAGTTCGTAATAATATTCCCAATAGCCGGCACCGCAATCGCAGCAATAATTCCCAAAATAACAATAACTGCTAATAGCTCAACAAGCGTCAAACCTTTTTGATTTAATTTCTTCTGTATAAATTTTTTCATATAATTTCCTCCTCTTGTTTTTCCTTACTCTATGAATATAGTATATCAGAACTAATAGGATAATAACACTAGTTTTATTGAATTAATTTAATTTTATCCATAACATTTGTTATTTCTGTTACAAACTATCTATCTGCTCAAACATACTAAACATCGGCAACATGATTGCCAAAACTATAGTCCCGACTATGGCCGCCAAGAAAACGATCATCAAAGGCTCTATTAAAGCTTTTAAGCGGTCTGTAGCGGCTTCTACTTCTTTCTCATAGAAATCTGCTACTTTAGCCAACATGGAGTCCAAAGAACCAGTTTCTTCTCCTATCGCAATCATATGTGGGATTAGCGGAGGAAATGCCCAGTGATTTAACATAGGCTCCGTTAAAGATCCGCCACGTTCCATTGATACTCTAGACTCACCAATTACTTTTGAAATGACTTCATTTCCAACTACTTTTTCTGTCATGGTTAGGGCTTGTAGAATGGGTACTGAGCTAGAGAACATAGAGCTTAATGTACGAGTCATCATAGCGAGTGAAGACTTTTGAGCAATGCTACCGAATATAGGCAATCTCAATAAGATAGTATCTAAAATGTACTTCCCTTTTGGATTGTTACGAACTAATACATAGCCTGCGATAATCACCGAAACAATAAGAAGAAGTAGGTACCAGTAATTTTCAATCCAATCACTCGCTGCCATTACTGCACGAGTTAACCACGGCAATTGTCCGCCAATACTATCGAACATATCAACAAACATTGGTACGACAAACCATAAAAGGAAAATAACTACTGCTATGGCTATTATGCCAACTACAACGGGGTATGCCATAGCCGAAGTAACTTTCTGTCTCGTACGATACGCTTTTTCGAAATGCTCAGCTAGCTGCTCCAATGATTCATCCACAGTTCCTGAAACTTCCCCAGCCGCCACCATATTCAATATTAATGGTTCAAAAACTTTAGGATGTTTTCCAAAAGCTATCGACAACGGTGTTCCTGTTCGTAAATCTTCCTGAATCGAAGTCAAGATTTTCCGAAACGAAGCCTGTTCTACTTGCGCGGACAAAATCCTCACCGCATCCACAATCGTAACACCCGCCTGAAGAAGTGTAGAAAACTGACGTAAAAACATAATCAGTTGATCTCGCTTAACTGGACTACCAATCGTTATATCTTTCGTCAAAACTGTTTCCTTTTGTTCAACCAAACTAACTACGCGAATACCTTGGCCTTTCAGCTTAATCGCTGCATCGCGTTTATTCGTAGCCGTCACCGTACCACGACGAATCACTTTCGAATCTCGCCCTTCGTATGTAAAACGAGCCACGATCAATCATCCCCTTGCAAGAACGGTAATGCTTCTTCGTACGAAATGATTCTTTGTTCCATCAATGTCTTTACAGAGTGATCCATCATATGCATGCCTTGAGCGCGGCTAGTCTGGATGACGTTCGGAATCTGGTGAATTTTCTCGGAACGAATCAAGTTCGACACAGCTGGATTATTAATCATTATCTCCGTCGCTGCTCGTCTTCCCTGTTTATCAATCGTCTGGAATAAACGTTGAGAAACAACTGCCTTCAAAACCCCAGCCAACTGTACGCGAATTTGCGCTTGTTGACCATGTGGAAATACGTCTATGATTCTATCGATTGTCGAAGCTGCACTCCATGTGTGTAAAGTGGCGAGGACTAAGTGACCGGTTTCTGCAGCGGTGATCGCCGTAGAAATCGTCTCCAAGTCCCGCATCTCCCCTACGAGAATGACGTCTGGATCTTGACGCAAAGCAGCACGTAATCCATCCGCAAACGACAGTGTATCAAAGCCAACTTCTCGCTGATCAATGATCGACGAACCGTGATTATGCATATACTCAATCGGATCTTCCAATGTAATAATATGCTTTCGCATCGTTTCATTCATATAACGGATCATGGCTGCAAGCGTAGTGGATTTACCTGAACCAGTAGGCCCAGTAACTAAGATCAGCCCTTGTGCAGTATCTGACAAACTCTTCAGTGTTGCAGGCATATTCAAGTCATCAATCGTCGGAATCTTCGTTGGAATCGTCCGGAATGCCAATGAAATCGAACCGCGTTGTTGGAATGCGTTGACACGGAAACGAGAAACACCAGCGATTTCATAGGAATAGTCAATCTGTCCTGCTTCTTTAAAAGCCGGCATCATCTTTTCTGGAATCGTCTGATACGCCATTTCCTTTGTATCTTCTTCAGTCAAAATCGTTTCGCCAAAACGTTTTAAGTCACCATGCACACGGAAGATTGGAGGCACGCCAACAGTTAAGTGAATGTCAGACGCTTTGACAGTAAAGGCCTCAGTAAGTAATTGATCAATTCTTTCGTTCACCGCAAACACTCCTAATCTATTAGGGCCACTCGCAATACTTCCTCAGTAGTTGTAATGCCCTGCTTTACTTTATCTAAACCATCGTCTATCAGGAAAATCGTTTCACTTCTCTCCGCAATTTCACGGAATACAGTAGGTGCAGCGTCACGGTTAATCGCATCGCGCATTTCTGCATTGATAATCAATACTTCATGTATCGCAATTCGCCCGCGATAGCCTGTCATATTACATGCTGAGCAACCCGTACCGCGATTAATCGTCTCGATTGTTTTCCCACGTTTGGCGAATATCTCTTTTTCACGATCCGTTGCCTGCTGTATAGTTCCACAATCTCGACATACTCGACGAATTAATCGTTGAGCAACAATCGCATTAAGAGAAGCAGTCAAAAGAAATGGCTCCACTCCCATATCAAGCAATCGTGAAATAGATGCAACTGAGTCATTCGTGTGGATCGTGCTCAACACTAAGTGTCCTGTTAAGGAGGCACGAATCGCGATTTCTACGGTCTCTCTATCTCGGATTTCCCCTACCATTACTACGTCAGGATCTTGACGCAAAATAGAACGTAATCCCGTAGCGAATGTTAATCCTACATTAGAATTCACTTGAATTTGATTAATACCTTCCAATTGATACTCTACTGGATCTTCAATCGTAATAATATTTACTTCTTCGCTATTTAATCGATTCAAAGCCGCATACAACGTAGACGATTTACCTGAACCCGTTGGACCTGATATGAGCACGATGCCATTTGGCTTCTCGATTTCTTCAAGGAAGCGTTGTAAATTAGTCGGACCGAAACCAAGCTTCGTCATATCATTTAAAGAGCTACTCAAGTCCAAAATACGCATTACAATCTTCTCACCAAAAACTGTTGGCAATGTCGATAACCGTAAATCAATCGGACGAAAATCAATCATCACTTTAATGCGTCCATCCTGCGGCATACGAGATTCTGTAATATTCAAATTCCCCATGATTTTAATCCGCGCAAGCAACATCGACTGCATGTGTTTAGGTAAGACACGTTCAGTCTGCAATTTTCCATCAATTCTAAAACGAATAACGACTTGATGCTCTTGAGGGTCAATATGAATATCACTAGCTTTCATGGAAACAGCACTGGATATAATCTGATTAACGAGACGCACAATAGGAGAATCGTTATCGACAATATCTTCTTGTTGCTCTAACTGACTCGCTGTCGTTTCAGGTTCTTCAAAGAGTAAATCATCAAATAATTCATCATCATAATAACGTGTAATCGTTCGATTTATATCATCTTTGGACGCAATCGCAGTTTCGATATGGAAACCTGTAGACAATCGTAAATCTTCAATGGTGTTGTAATCCATCGGGTCTGCCATTGCAACGAATAACTTATCTCCGTCCTTCTTCAACGGCACAATCATCTTCTGCTTCGCTAAACCTTTAGGCACGATATTGAACAATTTCGGATCAAACGGATAACGGAACAAATTGACGTGAGGAATTCCAAGCTGGAACTCGAGCACCTCAATCAATTGCTGCTCAGTAATATACCCGCGTTGTAATAGCGCATCGCCAAGTCGTTCATCACGCGTCTTTTCTTTCAACGTAGTCATTAACTGTTCGTCCGACAGTAATCCCGACTCTATTAATAAATCCCCAAGACGTTTTCTAGTTGTCGCCATTTGAATCCCCCTCTATCAATCGATTGGATTACCATTCTTGTCGACTTCAATCAGATTGCCGCCTTTATCGTAATCATATTTCACATCATCTTTCCCACCAGAACCGTTCGACTTGCTTGAACCATTACCTGAAGAAGAACCATTGTTGCCTGATCCGCTTCCAGTAGATGACCCTGAACCCGTGCTTCCTGATCCTGTATTGCTAGAATTACCACCACTACCCGATCCACTACCAGTAGAAGAGCCTGAATTATTCCCGTTACTAGAATTGCCATCAGTTGTACCAGTACTAGAGTTACCAGAATTAGACGGATTATCCGTTGACCCGTTAGTTGAACTGTTTCCATCGGCATTGCCAGAATTACTATCTACATTACTATCAGGAACTTGTTCTACCACTTTTTCTAAACTATGACGCTCAATAATTGGTTGCGGTGCATAGAAATCGATTGAGACATCTTCAATTTCTTCCAACGAACCATTTAGCATGACATTACGCTTAACTGCCACTTCCATACCCTTCTTACCTTTGTCTACAATCTCTATCGCACCGGCTGATACGAATGCACTGTAACGAATAACTGTTTTAGGATCATATTTTGTAATGCTCTCGACTTCAGTATCATAACGATGAACAAACGGAAGTCCTTCTATAGAAAGCTCCAATTGAGAGCCTGTCCAATTGGTACGAATCGTGAAGACGGTTTGATTTGGATTGGTGAAAATAAAATCCAAATTAAGCTTGCGGTTAATTGCCGCTTCAAATCCCGGCTCTACACCTAACGGTAACTCCGTGGAAATATTCCGCTCATCCATAACCCAATTCGTCTGCAACGCTGCTTTATATAGAAGAGACGCCATAATCGTCATCTGCAAATCTGTTGCACTAGCAGACTCTTTACCTTCAAGATACTCACGGAATGAAAACGAAGTGTTCGGCTGAATCTCCAATCCATCCAAGTCTTCCATCAATAAACGTAGCCCTTTAGCCAACTCATCTACTTTATATTCAGCAGACGCAATAACTTGCTTCTGCTCATATAGCTCTGGAATGAAATTCGCTATATAGATTTGCTGAGGCATAATTCCGCTCTGCAATTGCACTTCTATTTGCGAAGCAATCTTTTCCACTTCATCTTCATTAAATGTAAGCGAATTAAAGTTTTGTTTCATGACAGTACGTAAACCTTCACGAGAGACACTCGCCACTAATGAATTATCATTACCATTTTTAACTTGGTTCAGTGTAGCGTCAGGATCAAAACTAACAATATCCGCAGGAACATCGACTTGATCATCTTGAACTATAAGTTGAACCAACATATTTTGTTCCAAGCCGGAAAAGTCTATTAGCAACTTTTCCTTCGCTTCCTTTTTAGAATGACCGGATATATCAAATGGCCCTACGTACGTGTGTTTATTGAACTTCTTGAAGTTCGAGAAGAAGCCGTCACCTGCGTATGTTTGTTGGGCGAATAGTGCTGAAATGACTAGCAGCAACGCGCCTAGGAATAAGTAGTTTCTGTATAGTTTATTCTTCATTTGGCACCTACTTTATGTTTGAATTACTATTTATTAATCTCTTTAAATCCTGTTTTTTGTATGTGCGTAGTTCCATAAGACGATGTAGCTGGAGGTTCTGGCAGGGTTGGATAACTTGAATCTGGACCAATGGGAACTCTGTCTATATTCTGTTTTTTAAAGTTCACTGTAGCTCCTCCAGACGCAGTAAAAGTGTCTGCGTAAATCGCACCACTTATCGTACCTCCACCCGATATATTAACATCTGCATTTGGCGCTAAAATTAGGGTGGGATCGGCAGTTACTCCACCGCTAATAGACACCTTTTTCCCACCAGTTAAAATATTTCCTTTAATGCCTCCACCAGCTGTCATAGTGACATTTGCATCTTCTGCGTAGAATGAACCATTGATTTTAGTATCACTATCAAATATTACTTCCTTAGGCTTGTCGGTAGTGGAACCCTGTAAGAACATGCCTACTTGATTAGCAGACGCGCCATTACCAATAGAGCCTTTCACATTAATTTTATCTTTCACCATGAAAGTAAGCTTACCAGTTCCTATTACATTAATATGACCACGAATAACGTCCAAATGGTCAACTACGATGACTCTATCCTCTTTGCCCACATTGATTATTAACGTATTATTTTGATCCAATTTTATAGTAGACAAATAAATATCTTTGGTAAGGTCTAGAGTATAGTTGTTAGTTATATAGTTATCTATATATAAACCACCGTTCTTAATAACTTCTTTTGAATTACCGTCTTTTATAATTGTTTTATTCGGAGGTGGACCGTATGAAGGATATTCTGGAAACAATGGCAGTTCCATCATTCCTGCTTCAGGCATACCAGTCGGAGCTGCAGCAGGCTTCCAATCTGGTTTATTCAATGCTCCAACCTCAGAACCAGCTGGGACAAAGATGTTTCCTGAAATTGATGCACCACCGTCTAGCATAATAGATTTTTTATCTTTTAAATTAGTTCCCACGCTTCCGATTATCGTTCCATTCGGCATGTTTATTTTTCCGTTAACAAAGACAGCTACACCATCAGGAACTTTTATAGTCGGTAACGTAGTAGATGTACCCGTTCCATTAGGACTATCAGTATCACCAGAAGGAGTAGGGGGATCATACGCTAAAATTATATTCTGACTAACTGTTCTGACTTTCCCCCCTATTTTTCCTGTGGAAATAATTTCATATTTCAAAATGTCATTTTTATCAATAGTATTTATTGTGATATCACCAATAAATGGTGTTTCACCATTAAAAGATGAAAAAGGCAGTAAGTTTTTCTTTTTTATATCTTCATTAATTCTTGCTAACTCCACTTCTCGCCACACAGCTTCAATGAAATCTGTTTCATCATCAAAACTATTGTTTTTAGCTTTTTTTGTAGCAATTTCATTAATTCTAGCTAGTGTATAGTTAATACCAGCTTCCGCTATATAAAAAACGGATTGGTCATCTCGTTCTCCGCGTGTCACTTTAGAATTATTTATTGAAAGGCCAATTATTGATGTACCTAAAACTGACATAACAACAAGAACCATCATAACAACGACAAGTGTATACCCCTTTTCGTTTTTCAATCTATCACAACCTATCTTATCGAAATTGTTGTCTCAGCTTTTATTTTATCTCTTCCAAATTCATTGTTGCCAAGTACTTCAATTTTTAAAGAGTTACCCTCATCAAAAGATTTCACTTTAAAATCTTTTATATTATCGGCAAACACTTCATCATTTTTTAGTAACGCATTATCTTCAAGTCTATAGGTATCTGTCCCTTTCCCTGTGCTTGTATTAATTTTTAATACATCGTTTTCATAAACTATGAAATTATTTTCCACTCTAATCTCTTTAGTTAAATACTTTATTACAAACTGTATATTTTGCTGATGTACAGTTTGTTCTCTTTGTATATCATACTCTTTTGTACCAGAAAAATAGACTCCAAAAACCATTAATCCTACGAAAGATAAAATAACAAGAACAGCTAACAACTCGACGAGTGTAACTCCTTCTTGACTTTTTAAACGCTTTGTCATTGGCCCTCCTCCCACCATAAAATCGTTTCCATTTGAGCCCTTGGTTTTGAATTAATTTCATCATTTGGTTTGAATACTTTTACAATCACACGTGAAGTGTTACTAGGCAAACTACGATCGCTATTTGGTTTACTGAAATAAATTAAAACTTTATATAGTTGGTTGTTGTTTTCTTTTGAAGCATAAGTGTCTGAGTCAGCTCCACGTATATATTTTCCATTTACTAAAACATCATCTGCAGCTTCAAAGGTTTTACTATTAGTTTTAATCTGAATAATTTCTTCCATCGTAGTTTGAGCAATATATGTTGCATCCATTACTTCATCTGATGCTTTATTCTGTTTAGCTACTGTTGGAAAAATCGCCAAGAATGAAATAATTATTATGGATAACAATACTAATGAAGCCAAGACCTCTACAAGTGTCATACCTTTTTCTCTATTATCCTCCATAACGTCTCTCCCTTATTTCAATTCATCACCAAATTTTACTACTCAACTAAAACTAAATACCTTGCTATGAATAT
It encodes the following:
- a CDS encoding PilW family protein, which produces MTKRLKSQEGVTLVELLAVLVILSFVGLMVFGVYFSGTKEYDIQREQTVHQQNIQFVIKYLTKEIRVENNFIVYENDVLKINTSTGKGTDTYRLEDNALLKNDEVFADNIKDFKVKSFDEGNSLKIEVLGNNEFGRDKIKAETTISIR
- a CDS encoding type IV pilus modification PilV family protein produces the protein MEDNREKGMTLVEVLASLVLLSIIIISFLAIFPTVAKQNKASDEVMDATYIAQTTMEEIIQIKTNSKTFEAADDVLVNGKYIRGADSDTYASKENNNQLYKVLIYFSKPNSDRSLPSNTSRVIVKVFKPNDEINSKPRAQMETILWWEEGQ
- a CDS encoding PilX N-terminal domain-containing pilus assembly protein, producing the protein MKNEKGYTLVVVMMVLVVMSVLGTSIIGLSINNSKVTRGERDDQSVFYIAEAGINYTLARINEIATKKAKNNSFDDETDFIEAVWREVELARINEDIKKKNLLPFSSFNGETPFIGDITINTIDKNDILKYEIISTGKIGGKVRTVSQNIILAYDPPTPSGDTDSPNGTGTSTTLPTIKVPDGVAVFVNGKINMPNGTIIGSVGTNLKDKKSIMLDGGASISGNIFVPAGSEVGALNKPDWKPAAAPTGMPEAGMMELPLFPEYPSYGPPPNKTIIKDGNSKEVIKNGGLYIDNYITNNYTLDLTKDIYLSTIKLDQNNTLIINVGKEDRVIVVDHLDVIRGHINVIGTGKLTFMVKDKINVKGSIGNGASANQVGMFLQGSTTDKPKEVIFDSDTKINGSFYAEDANVTMTAGGGIKGNILTGGKKVSISGGVTADPTLILAPNADVNISGGGTISGAIYADTFTASGGATVNFKKQNIDRVPIGPDSSYPTLPEPPATSSYGTTHIQKTGFKEINK